Proteins from a single region of Phycisphaeraceae bacterium D3-23:
- the nuoL gene encoding NADH-quinone oxidoreductase subunit L yields MPVLRRTDSAVIGLETLKFIPWIAALGAVLCGVLCIRPALKGWAGWVCVLAIAAGFGLTANAVLPWATGKTHFNHLGDNHIVQAEVVTASPWIQVGGENVPGENGEIIGYKGGLQVDFGYYFDGLTLTMLLVVCGIGMLIAIYAVGYMKGDPGVARFFAAMSLFIFAMTTLVMADNLVLLFLGWEGVGLCSYLLIGYYYGKTTAVDAAKKAFIVNRIGDLGFLVGIFLCYKVFDSLQFADIIPAVQAQLGMLGTNPELAPGAEAALSGLRSVLYSADTSPWLFYAIPFCLMVGAFGKSAQIPLFVWLPDAMAGPTPVSALVHAATMVTAGVYLIARCMPIFVLTHNDALRDGFLSPLYVVAAVGGVTALFAATIALTSNDLKGVFAYSTVSQLGYMFLGLGAISATAGVFHLVTHAFFKALLFLTAGSVMHALAGTLDIRKMGGMGKHMPLTKWLMLAGCVALAGAPLTAGFFSKDEILAAAMIKGTGEHWGSGEGVFYFILAILGLLTAFLTAFYTFRLWCIVFTGETKYEMGDEHHSEDGDDAHGHDDHHAHEPHEMPFWPMNAPLVVLVVGALIAGFLLAPPKILVKDVMPQVMHNVMHDSSAYIPGDFVMTSSDLAAVHPVVPDDHPAVQADLGDAHAETHVADEEHVGHDGHHATLLGIDAHLFMMLLSSVIAILGIALAFVFYKGDRSIPTKIAAGFGSLTDTLRGKYYIDELYDKAVVQPLNIVSQVLFLIDQLVIHATVMGVGLLPGQVGKELRKTQAGKLQGYGLGMLVGVAAIALLLFLFMNR; encoded by the coding sequence ATGCCTGTCCTACGAAGAACCGACTCCGCCGTGATAGGACTCGAAACCCTCAAATTCATCCCCTGGATCGCCGCGCTGGGCGCGGTGCTGTGCGGGGTGCTGTGCATCCGCCCGGCGCTCAAGGGCTGGGCGGGCTGGGTGTGCGTCCTCGCGATCGCGGCCGGCTTCGGGCTGACGGCCAACGCCGTACTGCCCTGGGCGACCGGCAAGACGCACTTCAACCACCTCGGCGACAACCACATCGTCCAGGCCGAGGTCGTCACCGCCAGCCCGTGGATCCAGGTCGGGGGTGAGAACGTCCCGGGCGAAAACGGCGAGATCATCGGCTACAAGGGCGGGCTCCAGGTCGACTTCGGCTACTACTTCGATGGGCTCACGCTCACCATGCTGCTCGTCGTCTGCGGCATCGGCATGTTGATCGCGATTTATGCGGTGGGCTATATGAAGGGGGACCCCGGCGTCGCGCGGTTCTTCGCCGCGATGTCGCTGTTCATCTTCGCGATGACCACGCTCGTCATGGCCGACAACCTCGTCCTGCTCTTCCTGGGCTGGGAGGGGGTCGGGCTGTGCTCGTACCTGCTGATCGGGTACTACTACGGCAAGACCACGGCCGTCGACGCCGCGAAGAAGGCCTTCATTGTCAACCGAATCGGCGACCTCGGCTTCCTCGTGGGCATCTTCCTGTGCTACAAGGTCTTCGACTCACTCCAGTTCGCCGACATTATCCCGGCGGTGCAGGCGCAGCTCGGGATGCTGGGCACCAACCCGGAACTCGCTCCCGGCGCAGAGGCCGCGCTCAGCGGCCTGCGCAGCGTCCTCTACAGCGCGGATACTTCGCCCTGGCTGTTCTACGCGATCCCGTTCTGCCTGATGGTCGGCGCGTTCGGTAAGTCGGCGCAGATCCCGCTGTTCGTCTGGCTGCCCGACGCGATGGCGGGGCCGACCCCCGTCTCCGCGCTCGTCCACGCCGCGACGATGGTCACGGCCGGGGTCTACCTCATCGCCCGCTGCATGCCGATCTTTGTGCTCACCCACAACGACGCGCTGCGTGACGGCTTCCTCTCGCCGCTCTACGTCGTCGCGGCCGTCGGCGGCGTCACCGCCCTCTTCGCGGCGACGATCGCGCTCACGAGCAACGACCTCAAGGGCGTCTTCGCCTACTCCACCGTGTCACAGTTGGGGTACATGTTCCTCGGCTTGGGCGCGATCTCGGCCACCGCGGGCGTGTTCCACCTCGTGACCCACGCGTTCTTCAAGGCGCTCCTGTTCCTCACGGCCGGCAGCGTGATGCACGCCCTGGCCGGCACGCTCGACATCCGCAAGATGGGCGGCATGGGTAAGCACATGCCGCTGACCAAGTGGCTCATGCTCGCGGGCTGTGTCGCGCTCGCGGGTGCGCCGCTCACGGCCGGGTTCTTCTCGAAAGACGAGATCCTCGCCGCCGCCATGATCAAGGGCACCGGCGAACACTGGGGCAGCGGCGAAGGCGTCTTCTACTTCATCCTCGCCATCCTCGGCCTGCTCACCGCCTTCCTCACCGCGTTCTACACCTTCCGCCTCTGGTGCATCGTCTTCACCGGCGAAACCAAGTACGAGATGGGGGATGAGCACCACAGCGAAGACGGCGACGATGCCCACGGCCACGACGACCATCACGCGCACGAACCGCACGAGATGCCGTTCTGGCCGATGAACGCCCCGCTTGTCGTGCTTGTCGTTGGCGCGCTGATCGCGGGCTTCCTGCTCGCGCCGCCGAAAATTCTTGTCAAAGACGTCATGCCGCAGGTCATGCACAACGTGATGCACGACTCCTCGGCCTACATCCCCGGCGATTTCGTCATGACGTCCAGCGACCTCGCGGCCGTCCACCCCGTCGTCCCCGACGACCACCCCGCCGTCCAAGCCGACCTCGGCGACGCGCATGCTGAAACGCACGTTGCCGACGAAGAACACGTCGGCCACGACGGGCACCACGCCACTCTTTTGGGCATCGATGCGCACCTGTTTATGATGCTCCTCAGCAGCGTCATCGCGATCCTCGGCATCGCGCTCGCGTTCGTTTTCTACAAAGGCGACCGCAGCATCCCGACCAAGATCGCGGCAGGGTTCGGATCGTTGACCGACACGCTCCGGGGCAAGTACTACATCGACGAGCTCTACGACAAGGCGGTTGTCCAGCCGCTCAACATCGTCAGCCAGGTGCTGTTCCTCATCGACCAGCTCGTCATCCACGCGACCGTCATGGGGGTGGGCCTCCTGCCAGGCCAGGTCGGCAAAGAGCTCCGCAAGACCCAGGCCGGTAAGCTCCAGGGCTACGGCCTGGGCATGCTCGTCGGCGTCGCCGCGATCGCCCTGCTCCTATTCCTCTTCATGAATCGCTGA
- the nuoK gene encoding NADH-quinone oxidoreductase subunit NuoK, whose product METLTPLALSHFLMTSSILFVLGLIGFVTRRNLIVMFLCTEMMFQGVALSLVAFAKFHGNVTGQTFVIFVLTIAAAEAALALGLVVMLFRRRGTLDVEAWQTMRG is encoded by the coding sequence ATGGAGACGCTGACCCCCCTGGCGCTGTCGCACTTCCTGATGACGAGCTCGATCCTGTTCGTGCTCGGGCTCATCGGCTTTGTCACGCGGCGGAACCTGATCGTCATGTTCCTGTGCACCGAGATGATGTTTCAGGGCGTCGCGCTGTCGCTCGTCGCGTTTGCGAAGTTTCACGGCAACGTGACGGGGCAGACCTTTGTGATTTTTGTACTGACGATCGCCGCTGCCGAGGCGGCGCTGGCGCTGGGCCTGGTCGTAATGCTCTTTAGACGACGCGGCACCCTCGACGTCGAGGCGTGGCAGACGATGCGCGGATAA
- a CDS encoding NADH-quinone oxidoreductase subunit J gives MSTPLLLYIASVLGAIALVLMMPRPGSRLAPLGALLGAATLGGCWLAIAFNTGLIHDFSANTLGLPATTFIYFYVFSAIAIAAAVRVITHRRPVYSALWFIMVVLAGGGMFLVLAADFMAFAMIIIYGGAILVTYMFVIMLASQPLEPGKEDEAPRYDRFSKDPLWACVAGFLLLSVLLSVGFDSPDRPTMLANPDARMASDAEVIATQLTERGLDTENDEELASSPQFTAGRVSNVERVGLDLFNKHPLAIELAGVILLVSLIGAVVIAKTHIPPGPQHTDAESAVAKAAQRQEGVA, from the coding sequence ATGTCCACCCCACTGCTGCTCTACATCGCGTCGGTGCTCGGGGCCATCGCCTTGGTCCTGATGATGCCCAGGCCCGGCAGCCGGCTTGCGCCCCTCGGTGCCCTCCTCGGCGCGGCCACGCTCGGCGGGTGCTGGCTCGCGATCGCCTTCAACACCGGGCTCATCCACGACTTCTCCGCCAATACGCTCGGCCTCCCCGCCACCACCTTCATCTACTTCTACGTCTTCAGCGCGATCGCCATCGCCGCCGCCGTCCGTGTCATCACGCACCGCCGTCCCGTCTACTCCGCGCTCTGGTTCATCATGGTCGTCCTCGCCGGCGGCGGGATGTTCCTCGTCCTCGCAGCCGACTTCATGGCCTTCGCGATGATTATCATCTACGGCGGCGCGATCCTCGTCACCTACATGTTCGTCATCATGCTCGCCAGCCAGCCCCTTGAGCCGGGCAAAGAAGACGAGGCCCCGCGCTATGACCGGTTTAGCAAGGACCCGCTATGGGCCTGCGTCGCGGGGTTTCTGCTGCTGTCGGTGCTGCTCTCGGTGGGATTTGACAGCCCGGATCGGCCGACGATGCTGGCGAACCCGGACGCGAGGATGGCGAGCGACGCCGAGGTCATCGCGACCCAGCTTACCGAGCGCGGGCTCGATACGGAGAACGACGAAGAGCTCGCCTCCTCCCCGCAGTTCACCGCGGGCAGGGTCAGCAACGTCGAACGCGTCGGGCTCGATCTATTTAACAAGCACCCGTTGGCGATCGAGCTGGCGGGCGTCATCCTGCTGGTCTCGCTGATCGGCGCGGTCGTGATCGCCAAGACGCACATCCCGCCGGGGCCGCAGCACACGGACGCCGAGTCCGCCGTGGCGAAGGCCGCGCAGCGGCAGGAGGGTGTGGCTTAG
- a CDS encoding glycoside hydrolase family 15 protein: protein MPRNIPVGNGQMLVAFDDQYQIRDLYFPFVGQENQVDERPCKFGVWGKLPAERLKNKNERRRSHVYWSDSGWDRSLKYRPDTLATDVEMTCDDLMVQLRCSDVVDYHRPVMVRRIEVANQSDEEREVRLLHHHNFHLYGTDVGDTAYYDPQLKCMIHYRKERYIMCGFYLDSEQRTDQYATGNSGFGGAEGTWRDAEDGQLGMNAIAQGSVDSTILCSVKLAPHETRTAYLVIGCGHSYNDCEELNAFLHEHGPQHVIDRTEAYWKLWLTAARTGEPRRQSDIENGTPSPALSERVDDLYKRSLLVVRTQIDSGGAILAANDSDYLQYNRDTYSYLWPRDGAFVADAMDAAGFPDVSRRFYAFCARVINKRGMFLHKYCPDGSPGSSWHPWVDAKGQPQMPIQEDETALVIWSLWRHYARNRDIEFVRPLWVKMIQPAADFMCKYRDPDTKLPLPSYDLWEERWGVHAFTVATVYGGLRAACKFAESFGDNERASKYNQAAEEVRDAFCGYLWSKDHGRFLRRINPIDTDRVAGFMADLFDGREPQPTHADAPLGDTVWYEPDLNVDASMFAIFSMGLLPADDERVKATMKAVEDRLTIKTPVGGVARYVNDYYQQVSQDTENIPGNPWFICTLWMADYRIACARTEPELEEARVYLDWVAERALPSGVLAEQVHPETNAPLSVSPLTWSHATVVATVVNYRNKLRAIREAKRAGEPVEPGPDEPVAQRDAVMPLPV, encoded by the coding sequence ATGCCACGCAATATCCCCGTCGGTAACGGCCAGATGCTGGTCGCCTTTGACGACCAGTACCAGATCCGCGACCTCTACTTCCCCTTCGTCGGCCAGGAAAACCAGGTCGATGAGCGGCCCTGCAAGTTCGGCGTCTGGGGCAAGCTCCCGGCCGAGCGGCTGAAGAATAAGAACGAACGCCGGCGGTCGCACGTCTACTGGTCCGACTCGGGCTGGGACCGCTCGCTCAAGTACCGGCCCGATACGCTGGCGACGGACGTCGAGATGACGTGCGACGACCTGATGGTCCAGCTGCGCTGCTCGGATGTGGTTGATTACCACCGGCCAGTGATGGTCCGCCGGATCGAGGTCGCTAACCAAAGCGACGAGGAACGCGAGGTCCGGCTACTCCACCACCACAACTTCCACCTCTACGGCACGGATGTCGGCGACACCGCGTACTACGACCCCCAACTCAAGTGCATGATCCACTACCGCAAGGAGCGGTACATCATGTGCGGCTTCTACCTCGACTCCGAGCAGCGGACCGACCAGTACGCCACGGGCAACTCGGGCTTCGGCGGCGCGGAAGGCACCTGGCGCGACGCCGAGGACGGCCAACTCGGCATGAACGCAATCGCGCAGGGCTCGGTCGACTCGACCATCCTCTGCTCGGTCAAGCTCGCGCCCCACGAGACACGCACGGCGTACCTCGTCATCGGCTGCGGGCACAGCTACAACGACTGCGAAGAGCTCAACGCGTTCCTCCACGAGCACGGCCCCCAGCACGTCATCGACCGCACCGAGGCCTACTGGAAGCTCTGGCTCACGGCCGCACGCACCGGCGAGCCCCGACGCCAGAGCGATATCGAGAACGGTACGCCGAGCCCCGCGTTGAGTGAGCGCGTCGACGACCTCTACAAGCGCTCGCTCCTGGTCGTACGCACGCAGATCGACAGCGGCGGCGCGATCCTCGCCGCGAACGACAGCGACTACCTGCAGTACAACCGCGACACCTACTCGTACCTCTGGCCGCGCGACGGCGCGTTCGTCGCCGACGCCATGGACGCGGCCGGTTTCCCGGATGTCTCGCGTCGGTTCTATGCCTTCTGCGCCCGGGTCATCAACAAGCGCGGCATGTTCCTCCACAAGTACTGCCCCGACGGCTCGCCGGGCTCGAGCTGGCACCCCTGGGTCGATGCCAAGGGCCAGCCCCAGATGCCGATCCAGGAGGACGAGACGGCGCTGGTCATCTGGTCGCTTTGGCGTCACTATGCGCGCAACCGCGATATCGAGTTTGTCCGCCCGCTGTGGGTCAAGATGATCCAGCCGGCCGCAGACTTTATGTGCAAGTACCGCGACCCGGACACGAAGCTGCCCCTGCCCAGCTACGACCTGTGGGAGGAACGCTGGGGCGTCCACGCTTTTACGGTCGCGACGGTGTACGGCGGCCTGCGCGCCGCGTGCAAGTTTGCCGAGAGCTTCGGCGACAACGAGCGGGCGTCCAAATACAACCAGGCGGCCGAGGAAGTCCGTGACGCCTTCTGCGGGTACCTGTGGTCCAAGGACCACGGCCGATTCCTCCGGCGGATCAATCCGATCGACACCGACCGTGTCGCGGGGTTCATGGCCGACCTGTTCGATGGGCGCGAACCCCAGCCGACTCACGCGGATGCGCCGCTGGGCGATACGGTCTGGTACGAACCGGATCTGAACGTCGACGCATCGATGTTTGCGATCTTCTCGATGGGGCTGCTGCCTGCGGACGACGAGCGCGTCAAGGCGACGATGAAGGCGGTCGAAGACCGGCTCACGATCAAGACGCCTGTCGGCGGGGTCGCGCGGTACGTCAACGACTACTACCAGCAGGTCAGCCAGGACACCGAGAACATCCCCGGCAACCCGTGGTTCATCTGCACGCTCTGGATGGCGGACTACCGGATCGCGTGTGCGCGGACCGAGCCGGAGCTTGAGGAGGCGCGGGTGTATCTGGACTGGGTCGCCGAGCGGGCGCTGCCTTCAGGCGTCCTGGCCGAGCAGGTGCATCCGGAGACGAACGCGCCGCTGTCGGTAAGCCCGCTGACATGGAGCCACGCGACGGTGGTGGCGACGGTGGTGAACTACCGCAACAAGCTGCGAGCGATCCGGGAGGCAAAGCGCGCGGGGGAGCCGGTTGAGCCGGGTCCTGATGAGCCGGTGGCGCAGCGCGACGCGGTGATGCCGCTGCCGGTGTGA
- a CDS encoding metallophosphoesterase, which translates to MPISLPPISRRRFIHSAAALAGAAALPQSVWALQDDERPDPHRLALFSDTHIDRNRATLGGNQRVNVYDLFARCIREAMAGRKPAYALVCGDCALDVGRPGDYEQFLNLTVAMLEQGVPVHCVLGNHDNTENFYEAGVARAPETPPVTNKHVTVVETARANWLLLDSLQETSVVSGRLGETQIGWIAETLDDLDDKPVNLMVHHNFDWTQRDGTNWGLRDADAFFEVISPANKVKSIFFGHSHNWQHSQRDDGIYLVNLPPTGYVFDRAHPNGWVDCHQKTDGLDLRLNCCDRRHAQHRERVEIEYR; encoded by the coding sequence ATGCCGATTTCACTGCCGCCGATCTCTCGCCGCCGCTTTATCCACTCGGCCGCCGCGCTCGCGGGGGCCGCCGCGCTGCCGCAGAGCGTCTGGGCGCTGCAGGATGATGAACGGCCCGACCCGCATCGGCTGGCTCTGTTCTCGGATACGCACATCGACCGCAACCGCGCGACGCTGGGCGGCAACCAGCGCGTCAACGTCTACGACCTCTTCGCCCGCTGCATCCGCGAGGCGATGGCCGGACGCAAGCCCGCGTACGCACTGGTCTGTGGCGACTGTGCACTGGATGTTGGCCGACCCGGTGATTATGAGCAGTTCCTGAATCTCACGGTGGCGATGTTGGAGCAGGGTGTCCCGGTGCACTGTGTGCTGGGGAACCACGACAACACCGAGAACTTCTACGAGGCCGGCGTCGCCCGCGCCCCCGAGACGCCGCCGGTGACGAACAAGCACGTGACGGTGGTCGAGACCGCGCGGGCGAACTGGCTGCTGCTCGATTCGCTGCAGGAGACCAGTGTCGTGTCGGGCCGGCTGGGTGAGACACAGATCGGCTGGATCGCCGAAACGCTGGACGACCTTGACGACAAGCCGGTGAACCTGATGGTCCACCACAACTTCGACTGGACCCAGCGTGACGGCACGAACTGGGGATTGCGCGACGCGGACGCGTTCTTTGAGGTCATCTCCCCCGCCAACAAAGTCAAGAGCATCTTCTTTGGCCATTCTCACAACTGGCAGCACAGCCAGCGCGACGATGGTATCTACCTCGTCAACCTCCCGCCGACCGGCTACGTCTTCGACCGCGCCCACCCCAACGGCTGGGTCGACTGTCACCAGAAAACAGATGGGCTGGACCTCCGGCTTAACTGCTGCGACCGCCGACACGCCCAGCACCGCGAGCGGGTGGAGATCGAGTACCGGTAA
- a CDS encoding 2Fe-2S iron-sulfur cluster-binding protein: MPTITIDGKPCDFEGSKNILQVALDNGIEIPHYCYHDGLSVAASCRICLAEVASPNPRNDNKVELIPKLIPTCQTPAADGMEVHTQSPKAIANQKAIMEYLLINHPLDCPVCDQAGECLLQDYSYKYGSGASRFEENKIKQPKKDMGPTILLYSDRCIMCSRCVRFTQEVTGTNEIGIFGRGSSEQIDIFPGKPLDNELAGNVVDICPVGAFLDKDFLMSMRVWNLTSTPSIDGITASGDNLMLEHNEGTIYRVKPRTNLDVNQWWTSDEIRYGWKFVHSEDRLTSPSLPPEGGSELEQRRPVDWNEGLNAAAAGLRDIADRFGAGSLALVVSPMLTCEDAYELAQLARAIDPSAHLAVGPVPFEGEDKTFPGNYTIYAEKAPNARGVRRALGLVTDNVLEFDPLAEKSSEFSALLLTGNYASNWTTPGIVDLVKDKFSVVLDTLPSAITNSADVLLPSVTWAEKAGTFENVNNRLQSFGPAVPAVEFARPEAQIALDLLHFTTDAQRRVYDADQTRAAMGGAFTTDVHPPPAAPQAASDVQYVAL; this comes from the coding sequence ATGCCCACCATCACCATCGACGGCAAACCCTGCGACTTCGAGGGCAGCAAAAATATCCTCCAGGTCGCACTCGATAACGGCATCGAGATCCCGCACTACTGCTACCACGACGGGCTCAGCGTCGCCGCCTCCTGCCGCATCTGCCTCGCCGAGGTCGCAAGCCCCAACCCCCGCAACGACAACAAGGTCGAGCTGATCCCCAAGCTCATCCCGACCTGCCAGACGCCCGCCGCCGACGGCATGGAGGTCCACACCCAGAGCCCCAAGGCGATCGCCAACCAAAAAGCGATCATGGAATACCTCCTCATTAACCACCCGCTCGACTGCCCTGTCTGCGACCAGGCCGGCGAGTGCCTGCTCCAGGACTACTCCTACAAGTACGGCAGCGGCGCATCACGCTTCGAAGAAAACAAGATCAAGCAGCCCAAGAAAGACATGGGCCCAACGATCCTGCTCTATTCCGACCGCTGCATCATGTGCTCGCGATGCGTCCGCTTCACGCAGGAAGTCACCGGCACCAACGAGATCGGCATCTTCGGGCGCGGCTCCTCCGAACAGATCGACATCTTCCCCGGCAAGCCGCTGGACAACGAGCTGGCGGGCAACGTCGTCGATATCTGCCCGGTCGGCGCGTTCCTCGATAAAGACTTCCTCATGTCGATGCGCGTCTGGAACCTGACCAGCACCCCGAGCATCGACGGCATCACCGCGTCGGGCGACAACCTGATGCTTGAGCACAACGAGGGCACGATCTACCGCGTCAAGCCACGCACAAACCTCGACGTCAACCAATGGTGGACCAGCGACGAGATCCGCTACGGCTGGAAGTTCGTCCACTCGGAAGACCGCCTGACAAGCCCGTCGCTCCCCCCGGAAGGCGGGTCGGAGTTGGAGCAGCGTCGGCCGGTCGACTGGAACGAGGGGCTCAACGCGGCCGCGGCGGGGCTGCGGGACATCGCCGACCGCTTCGGCGCGGGGTCGCTCGCGCTGGTCGTGAGCCCGATGCTCACCTGCGAGGACGCGTACGAGCTTGCGCAGCTCGCCCGCGCAATCGACCCGAGCGCACACCTCGCCGTCGGCCCCGTGCCGTTCGAGGGCGAAGACAAGACCTTCCCCGGCAACTACACGATCTACGCTGAAAAAGCCCCCAACGCCCGCGGCGTCCGCCGAGCGCTCGGACTCGTTACCGACAACGTGCTGGAGTTCGACCCGCTCGCCGAAAAATCCAGCGAGTTCTCCGCGCTTCTCCTCACCGGCAACTACGCCAGCAACTGGACCACGCCCGGCATCGTGGACCTGGTCAAAGACAAGTTCTCCGTCGTGCTCGACACACTGCCCAGCGCGATTACGAATAGCGCCGATGTCCTGCTCCCGTCCGTTACCTGGGCCGAGAAGGCCGGCACGTTCGAGAACGTCAACAACCGCCTGCAGAGCTTCGGCCCCGCGGTCCCCGCCGTCGAGTTCGCCCGGCCCGAGGCGCAGATCGCGCTCGACCTGCTGCACTTCACGACCGATGCCCAACGCCGCGTCTACGACGCCGACCAGACCCGCGCCGCGATGGGCGGGGCGTTCACCACCGACGTCCACCCCCCGCCCGCCGCGCCCCAGGCCGCGAGCGACGTGCAGTACGTCGCGCTCTGA
- a CDS encoding MBL fold metallo-hydrolase: protein MPGQPPLQPVLFDAEQAHEPPARAARRRSLDPRPGVRLCVLGSGSGGNCTVVQLTGADGQRDAVLLDAGFGPRRTTRKLAEAGLGFEDLRAVCVTHFDQDHFKPSLIKTLVAYGIALHCHHWHLPDLNKVRGAQKLFDAGLVEPFGDGLFVPVPGFTATTTRLQHDRQGTIGYRLSSRFGDVGFATDLGHAPAALIDHLAGVDILCIESNYDERMTTQSSRPVWVNRRNLSDSGHLSNEQSFAAVCAIRDRSPHGNPRHVVLLHRSSQCNHATKVRRVFERDPQIAKRTTQTNQRTRTRWINLRPMHQVKRRQLCLATAV from the coding sequence ATGCCTGGCCAGCCCCCGCTACAACCCGTGCTGTTTGACGCCGAGCAGGCCCATGAGCCCCCTGCGCGGGCTGCCCGCCGGAGAAGTTTGGACCCCCGGCCCGGGGTCCGGCTGTGCGTGCTGGGCAGCGGGTCGGGCGGCAACTGCACCGTCGTCCAGCTCACCGGGGCCGACGGCCAGCGCGACGCCGTCCTGCTCGACGCCGGTTTCGGCCCACGCCGCACGACCCGCAAACTCGCCGAGGCGGGGCTTGGCTTCGAAGACCTCCGCGCCGTCTGCGTGACGCACTTCGACCAGGACCACTTCAAGCCCTCGCTCATCAAGACCCTCGTCGCGTACGGCATCGCGCTCCACTGCCACCACTGGCACCTGCCCGACCTCAACAAAGTACGCGGTGCGCAAAAACTCTTCGACGCCGGGCTTGTCGAGCCGTTCGGCGACGGGCTCTTTGTCCCCGTCCCCGGCTTCACCGCGACGACCACCCGGCTCCAGCACGACCGCCAGGGCACGATCGGCTACCGGCTGTCCTCACGCTTCGGCGACGTCGGCTTCGCCACCGACCTGGGCCACGCCCCGGCCGCGCTCATCGACCACCTCGCCGGCGTCGACATCCTCTGCATCGAAAGCAACTACGACGAACGCATGACCACCCAAAGCAGCCGGCCCGTCTGGGTCAACCGACGAAACCTCTCCGACTCCGGGCACCTGAGCAACGAACAATCCTTCGCGGCAGTGTGCGCAATCCGTGACCGCAGCCCGCACGGCAACCCGCGGCACGTCGTCCTGCTCCACCGCTCGTCGCAGTGCAACCACGCGACCAAAGTCCGGCGCGTCTTCGAGCGCGACCCGCAGATCGCCAAACGTACCACGCAGACCAACCAGCGCACCCGCACGCGCTGGATCAACCTGCGTCCCATGCACCAGGTCAAGCGCCGACAGCTCTGCCTCGCCACCGCCGTCTAG
- a CDS encoding alkaline phosphatase family protein — MPNAVAVLNVVGLSPSLLAHAPRIHALGDHATLTPVLPAVTCSVQSSMLTGLPVSGHGIVGNGWFNHAQQEVQFWKQSNKLVHGEKVWETARKRDASTTCLNMFWWYNMYSSADWSVTPRPQYKADGRKVPDCYSHPADLRDELQASTSEGLGMFPLFKFWGPMADIASTRWIAEATKLAHAKYGPTLTLCYLPHLDYGLQKLGPSHSDIPQHVAEVDAVVGDLIDYFHGRDTKVIIVSEYGIEDCVAGDGAIAVNRHLRNAGLLATRLEGDSELLDAGASRAFAVADHQVAHVYHDAGVALPDIPHCTATAIDHERAGRTVLVADPGYWFTYDYWPTPGSGAAGPVHLPDFARTVDIHRKPGYDPRELFTDRSKPAIAWKLLRKKLGFRQLMDVIPLDTSLVRGTHGRVDNPPELQPVMIGAGRAGEALPCTAVRDVVLEAMFE, encoded by the coding sequence ATGCCAAACGCTGTTGCGGTCTTGAATGTGGTGGGGTTGTCGCCTTCGCTATTGGCGCATGCGCCGCGCATCCATGCGCTGGGCGACCACGCGACGCTGACGCCGGTGCTCCCGGCCGTGACGTGCTCGGTGCAGTCGTCCATGCTCACGGGGCTCCCCGTCTCCGGGCACGGCATCGTCGGCAACGGCTGGTTCAACCACGCCCAGCAGGAAGTCCAGTTCTGGAAGCAGTCCAATAAGCTGGTCCACGGCGAGAAGGTCTGGGAAACCGCACGAAAACGTGACGCCTCGACGACCTGCCTGAATATGTTCTGGTGGTACAACATGTACTCGTCGGCCGACTGGTCGGTGACGCCGCGTCCGCAGTACAAGGCCGATGGCCGCAAGGTCCCCGACTGCTATTCGCACCCCGCCGACCTGCGCGATGAACTACAGGCGTCTACTTCCGAGGGGCTCGGCATGTTCCCGCTGTTCAAGTTCTGGGGGCCGATGGCGGACATCGCATCGACGCGATGGATCGCCGAGGCGACGAAGCTCGCGCATGCGAAGTACGGCCCGACGCTGACGCTGTGCTATCTGCCGCACCTGGACTATGGCTTGCAGAAGCTCGGGCCTTCGCACTCGGATATCCCGCAGCACGTCGCGGAGGTCGACGCGGTGGTCGGCGATCTGATCGATTACTTCCACGGACGCGATACGAAAGTCATCATCGTCAGCGAGTACGGCATCGAAGACTGCGTAGCCGGTGACGGCGCGATTGCGGTGAATCGGCATCTGCGCAATGCGGGGTTGCTGGCGACCCGGCTTGAGGGCGATAGCGAACTCCTCGATGCCGGGGCCTCGCGCGCGTTTGCGGTGGCGGACCATCAGGTCGCGCATGTGTACCACGATGCCGGCGTCGCGCTCCCCGACATCCCGCACTGCACCGCCACGGCGATCGACCACGAACGCGCGGGGCGGACGGTGCTGGTCGCCGACCCGGGCTACTGGTTTACCTACGACTACTGGCCCACCCCCGGGAGTGGCGCGGCCGGCCCGGTTCACCTGCCCGATTTTGCGCGGACGGTTGATATCCACCGCAAGCCGGGCTACGACCCGCGTGAGCTGTTTACGGACAGGTCGAAGCCCGCGATCGCGTGGAAGCTGCTTCGGAAGAAGCTGGGGTTTCGGCAGTTGATGGATGTGATCCCGCTCGATACGTCGCTCGTGCGCGGGACGCACGGGCGGGTGGACAACCCGCCGGAGCTTCAGCCCGTGATGATCGGCGCGGGGCGAGCGGGGGAGGCCTTGCCCTGCACGGCGGTGCGGGATGTCGTGCTCGAGGCGATGTTTGAGTGA